Proteins encoded together in one Osmia lignaria lignaria isolate PbOS001 chromosome 4, iyOsmLign1, whole genome shotgun sequence window:
- the pwn gene encoding calcium-binding EGF-like domain-containing protein pawn, with translation MPGLAGSKVLVTLSLLILSGVSAIQNDRTSSRSSKEDIILSSYTGPERTSSVFHRDASPTFQRTVPAFQLESSKSVNNYDKEEIRFEDRNTRHEESIDELTSSKHVDHIDGNNIEVKPGEYYHITPTTSESMSGEGQGAPQGPKLLSEPHQLAGVSNQQAHYLQAIDQQRRARQEIPRIYSEHAPPPILQTASPGNRQANPDIQDIITGIVKLLNGNVNVAANTVRPLRPIQATRINNRGPPRISDVPPLPPDFDTPGMNPPPPPDHPYPFEKPPAPDRPLVNQLPPERPIRPFVNGVPLPEQIVPQGNRPWTWNRPGSNRRPIPPYKPLPPSSESAFNREKEQEDKNTKPDATSTEESSTKKEDQSETTTNALENTTKYHQEGDNQKVRYDSKTTVKPATESITKNPESGNSMKKDNKHQSPSKENKVNNHNASTPPTESNNVNKINNMKQEDSAKPVIPLEGSVKPTKSTKINDTQKPNSSVNNEKSIDKPSVSKTPIKSYSTSTLNIETSSSVHVIEPTTTKTVVQSTTIPVNNSASYTPIAPSIVALEPSKSSDFESTITTSSVPTPTDSLPSTFTKGSSIADKSIIHTPASNTFTKNSAATDRYAYRPRPGIVLDDTLDYTGSQGLATQRPYAPPRHPPLGDIFDVTVSAIQGPGGASSGEGVRVPVNADVILTSAVEGQGFVSIDGKRTYLNLFENTDRTSTHVQPQPQPTRTQSPAVVGTGFAVPQPDPPTVTPRPSGPIRRPTFHRRPTQPPVRIDTCIVGDTSTCDISQHEACATVQGVSACHCKPGYARLQHSLPCKKIISIVVSMRVDKIYDRKVVWDRGFTDKDSEPYQTLAYEANRAIESAMSMTPFSDEYMGSLINGVYQGDISQGQGGVFVNATLKLTYEPRTIRPSLAGELQRHLLGVIHRRSNNIGNSALYVDSPAGSISNLQDLDECASSELNDCHSSAICINNWGGFTCTCNPGLKDPHKDDPNESGRTCISCPSTYCNNRGSCSYQGDHMQCSCTGNYYGAQCEVDGEVLGVAIGASVAALIIIVLTLVCLVMWSRRWSREQKSVGSPVYGYIQGGIPGTLPGTLARVGSVGTLASVKQGPPTNLPPYMWAHFGDHMATANVYATEPMGPTRPSSAVFGYPPLNVHGTLPPVPLPRLQAPPRPRQRHQPDPDSSDSEPQDKDRADLIPQHSGFHVPRPRSRSSLANQSGIYNDVEYDQGDVHHLSKNNIPMSTYRPYYRT, from the exons GTGTTTCGGCTATCCAAAATGATCGAACATCTTCCCGGTCCTCTAAAGAAGACATCATCCTCAGCTCGTATACAGGGCCTGAGAGAACGTCCAGCGTGTTTCATCGCGATGCATCGCCAACTTTCCAAAGAACCGTTCCAGCATTTCAACTGGAAAGCTCGAAAAGCGTCAATAACTATGACAAAGAAGAGATCAGGTTCGAAGACAGGAATACCAGGCACGAggaatctatcgacgagctaaCGTCGTCGAAACACGTCGATCATATAGACGGGAACAACATCGAAGTGAAACCGGGGGAATATTATCA TATAACACCCACAACGAGCGAATCCATGTCGGGGGAAGGACAAGGGGCTCCGCAGGGACCAAAACTCTTGTCGGAGCCCCACCAACTAGCTGGAGTGTCAAACCAACAGGCACACTACTTGCAAGCAATAGATCAACAAAGACGGGCACGCCAAGAGATCCCCAGGATCTATAGCGAACACGCTCCACCGCCTATCCTGCAGACCGCTTCTCCAGGAAACCGACAGGCGAATCCTGATATACAGGACATCATCACGGGTATCGTGAAATTGTTGAACGGAAACGTGAATGTCGCTGCCAACACGGTCAGACCCTTGAGGCCGATTCAAGCCACCAG GATTAACAACAGAGGTCCGCCGAGAATATCCGACGTCCCTCCATTACCACCTGATTTCGATACACCTGGAATGAATCCTCCCCCTCCGCCGGATCATCCTTATCCCTTCGAAAAACCACCAGCCCCGGACAGACCCCTGGTGAACCAACTACCCCCCGAGAGGCCAATCAGACCCTTCGTGAACGGCGTTCCACTGCCAGAACAAATCGTTCCGCAAGGAAATCGTCCATGGACTTGGAATCGTCCTGGTTCGAACAGGCGACCAATTCCTCCGTACAAACCGCTGCCACCGTCCTCGGAGTCCGCTTTCAATCGGGAGAAAGAACAGGAGGACAAAAACACGAAACCTGACGCAACGTCGACAGAAGAATCCTCGACGAAAAAAGAAGATCAAAGCGAAACTACCACGAACGCTTTGGAGAACACGACCAAGTATCACCAGGAGGGTGACAATCAAAAGGTCAGGTACGATTCGAAGACCACGGTGAAACCAGCTACAGAGAGTATTACGAAAAATCCTGAATCTGGAAATTCCATGAAGAAGGATAACAAACATCAGTCTCCGTCTAAAGAGAACAAAGTGAATAATCATAACGCATCGACCCCTCCAACGGAATCCAACAACGTTAATAAGATAAATAACATGAAACAGGAAGATTCGGCAAAACCTGTGATACCGTTGGAAGGTTCGGTGAAACCAACGAAGTCCACGAAAATCAACGACACACAGAAACCCAATTCCAGCGTGAACAACGAAAAATCTATCGACAAGCCGAGCGTGTCCAAGACCCCGATAAAATCCTATTCCACGTCCACGCTGAATATCGAGACCAGCTCGTCGGTCCATGTAATCGAGCCTACGACCACAAAAACGGTCGTTCAATCGACCACAATCCCCGTGAATAATAGTGCAAGTTATACGCCAATTGCGCCTAGTATAGTGGCTTTAGAACCGAGCAAATCGTCCGATTTTGAAAGTACCATTACCACATCGAGTGTACCAACACCGACGGACAGTTTACCATCGACATTCACGAAAGGCTCGTCAATAGCGGACAAAAGTATAATCCATACTCCTGCTTCCAATACGTTCACAAAGAATTCAG CTGCTACGGATCGCTATGCTTACCGACCCCGACCTGGGATAGTCCTTGACGACACCTTGGATTACACGGGCAGCCAAGGATTGGCTACTCAACGACCTTACGCACCACCGAGACATCCACCTCTCGGTGATATTTTTGATGTCACGGTCTCGGCTATTCAAGGACCAGGTGGCGCAAGTTCTG ggGAAGGTGTAAGGGTGCCGGTAAACGCGGACGTAATTCTCACGTCGGCGGTCGAGGGTCAAGGATTTGTCAGCATCGACGGGAAAAGAACGTACTTGAACCTATTCGAGAACACAGATCGAACATCGACGCACGTGCAACCGCAGCCTCAGCCGACCAGAACCCAATCCCCCGCCGTCGTCGGCACTGG ATTTGCTGTGCCGCAACCGGACCCACCTACGGTGACTCCGAGGCCCAGCGGACCGATTCGAAGGCCAACGTTCCACAGGAGGCCCACCCAACCACCGGTCAGGATAGACACCTGCATCGTGGGTGACACGAGTACTTGCGACATCAGTCAACACGAAGCGTGTGCCACCGTTCAAGGGGTGTCTGCTTGTCACTGTAAACCAGGATACGCGAGGCTACAGCACTCCTTGCCGTGTAAAA AAATCATCAGTATCGTGGTGTCGATGAGGGTGGACAAAATCTACGACAGGAAAGTCGTGTGGGATCGAGGATTCACAGACAAAGATTCCGAACCCTATCAAACTTTGGCTTACGAAGCTAATCGAGCT ATCGAATCCGCCATGTCGATGACACCGTTTTCGGACGAATACATGGGGTCCTTGATCAACGGTGTGTATCAAGGGGATATAAGCCAAGGCCAAGGGGGTGTCTTTGTAAACGCAACCCTGAAGCTCACATATGAACCGAGAACAATAAGACCAAGTTTAGCAGGGGAGTTGCAGAGACATCTGCTCGGGGTTATTCATAGAAGGAGCAATAATATAGGGAACAGCGCTCTATACGTTGATAGTCCTGCTGGATCTATATCGAATTTACAAG ACTTGGACGAGTGTGCTTCGTCAGAACTGAACGACTGCCATTCTTCGGCAATTTGCATCAACAATTGGGGTGGATTTACTTGCACTTGCAATCCAGGATTAAAGGATCCTCACAAGGATGATCCTAACGAATCTGGTAGGACTTGTATCTCCTGTCCTTCGACCTATTGCAACAATCGAGGCTCTTGTTCTTACCAAGGCGATCATATGCAGTGCTC GTGCACTGGTAATTATTATGGTGCTCAATGCGAAGTCGATGGAGAGGTCCTGGGCGTAGCGATAGGGGCGTCCGTAGCAGCTTTAATCATTATAGTCCTGACATTAGTATGCCTGGTCATGTGGAG TCGACGATGGTCTCGCGAACAAAAATCGGTCGGCTCACCGGTGTACGGTTACATCCAGGGTGGCATCCCTGGGACGCTTCCAGGAACTCTGGCGAGGGTTGGTTCTGTGGGCACCCTCGCTTCCGTGAAACAAGGACCACCGACCAACTTGCCGCCGTACATGTGGGCACATTTTGGCGACCATATGGCAACTGCTAACGTATACGCC acgGAACCCATGGGACCAACGCGGCCAAGTTCTGCCGTGTTCGGATATCCACCACTGAACGTCCATGGAACGTTACCACCAGTACCTCTGCCAAGACTCCAAGCTCCGCCAAGACCGCGACAAAGACACCAACCCGATCCCGATAGCTCGGATTCCGAGCCACAGGACAAGGACAGGGCCGATCTGATCCCCCAACACAGCGGTTTTCATGTTCCCAGGCCACGATCTAGATCATCTCTAGCC AATCAAAGCGGAATTTACAATGACGTGGAGTACGACCAAGGTGATGTGCACCATTTATCGAAAAACAATATCCCGATGTCCACTTACAGGCCGTACTATCGAACGTGA
- the LOC117603345 gene encoding protein N-terminal glutamine amidohydrolase — protein MTMVNKAAVLKFAKITDKAYAPMKGSKYAAGFDLRSAYEYVVPARGKELIKTDLQVEVPDGTYGRVAPRSGLAWKNYIDVGAGVIDADYREENVWKLCQDVATRHGSELQHCYVAFVSNAWRSVPLWRQRAGKDEDKLVVWDFHVILIYAPDERAVVYDLDSVLPFPTHFWKYAMETFRSDEVVPPKHHRRFRMVPASVYLKEFASDRHHMKREDGTWIKTPPDYPPISTPTCKDNLDSFINMDPGTGFGVVLTLEQLFDRFHRPNANASATRTPQPQATPT, from the exons ATGACTATGGTGAATAAAGCAGCAGTGctgaaatttgcaaaaataacaGACAAAGCTTATGCACCTATGAAAGGATCAAAATATGCTGCTGGATTCGATTTAAGAAG TGCATACGAATATGTCGTCCCAGCACGTGGTAAAGAGTTAATTAAGACTGACTTGCAAGTCGAAGTTCCTGATGGCACGTACGGAAGAGTCGCACCTCGTTCAGGACTAGCATGGAAGAATTACATTGATGTAGGTGCCGGCGTTATCGATGCTGATTATCG CGAAGAAAATGTGTGGAAGCTCTGTCAGGATGTAGCCACGAGACACGGATCGGAATTACAACATTGTTACGTTGCCTTCGTGAGCAACGCCTGGCGTAGCGTACCGCTTTGGCGACAACGAGCAGGAAAGGATGAGGATAAGCTCGTAGTTTGG GACTTCCATGTAATCCTTATCTACGCACCCGACGAAAGGGCGGTCGTATACGATTTAGATAGCGTGTTGCCGTTTCCCACGCATTTTTGGAAATACGCGATGGAAACGTTCAGATCGGACGAAGTTGTACCCCCGAAGCATCACAGAAGATTCCGAATGGTCCCGGCCAGTGTGTACTTGAAAGAGTTCGCGTCTGATCGGCATCACATGAAACGCGAGGATGGCACATGGATCAAGACACCGCCGGATTATCCACCGATCTCAACACCAA CGTGCAAGGATAACTTGGATTCGTTTATTAACATGGATCCAGGAACCGGGTTCGGGGTTGTATTGACTTTAGAGCAATTATTCGACCGATTTCATAGGCCAAACGCGAACGCATCTGCTACTCGTACACCTCAGCCTCAAGCAACGCCGACTTAA
- the LOC117603341 gene encoding isochorismatase domain-containing protein 2, giving the protein MAINAARAVLKQGKSVLMICDVQERFAKAMYEFDKITQNSAKLINSLKLLDVPMIVSEQNPKALGKTIPNFDISGAKGPFEKTQFSMCTPEINKELSTICSGQKPDSIILIGIEAHVCIENTAIDLRQSGYEVHTVADCCTSRTQEDRILALERMREMGCHITTSENVIFKLLGDAKHKEFKNVQSLVKTPTQYTGLVPTAKM; this is encoded by the exons ATGGCAATTAACGCTGCCAGAGCAGTTCTAAAGCAGGGTAAAAGTGTTCTGATGATATGTGATGTACAAGAAAGATTCGCCAAGGCGATGTATGAATTTGATAAAATCACACAGAATTCGGCGAAATTG ATAAACTCACTAAAACTTTTGGATGTACCCATGATTGTCTCTGAGCAAAATCCAAAGGCTTTAGGAAAAACAATTCCAAATTTTGATATCTCTGGGGCCAAGGGACCATTTGAAAAGACTCAATTTAGCATGTGTACACCTGAA ATAAACAAAGAACTGTCTACAATTTGTTCTGGTCAGAAACCAGATTCGATCATCCTTATTGGCATTGAAGCCCATGTATGCATAGAGAATACAGCAATTGACTTAAGGCAAAGCGGCTACGAAGTACATACTGTTGCAGATTGCTGTACCTCTCGTACTCAAGAAGACAGAATACTGGCATTAGAG AGGATGAGAGAGATGGGATGTCACATAACTACTTCAGAAAACGTTATTTTTAAACTCTTAGGAGATGCAAAACACaaagagtttaaaaatgtacaaaGCTTGGTGAAAACACCAACACAATACACAGGCCTTGTTCCTACTGCAAAAATGTAA
- the LOC117603344 gene encoding uncharacterized protein LOC117603344 isoform X2 encodes MDKESTNNQQEIKKVLLQLQQQLQQRLQQLQQLQQQLQQQEQQKQQQQQPQQQEPQQQQQEEADKNEKPKRSRKRNGCRVAAAPPPRAMAARRKERRQRRQGRPIFKFSF; translated from the exons aTGGACAAAGAATCAACGAACAATC aacAGGAAATAAAGAAAGTGCTGCTGCAATTGCAGCAGCAGCTGCAGCAGCGGTTGCAGCAGTTACAGCAGTTGCAACAGCAGCTGCAACAACAAGAGCAGCaaaaacagcaacaacagcaaccgcAACAACAGGAAccacaacaacagcagcaggaGGAGGCTGATAAGAATGAGAAGCCAAAGCGCAGTAG aaaGAGGAACGGCTGCAGGGTGGCAGCGGCGCCTCCACCGCGAGCTATGGCGGCGCGGCGGAAAGAGAGGCGGCAGAGGCGGCAGGGGCGgccgatatttaaattttcattttaa
- the LOC117603344 gene encoding uncharacterized protein LOC117603344 isoform X1 → MDKESTNNQQEIKKVLLQLQQQLQQRLQQLQQLQQQLQQQEQQKQQQQQPQQQEPQQQQQEEADKNEKPKRKRGTAAGWQRRLHRELWRRGGKRGGRGGRGGRYLNFHFNLK, encoded by the exons aTGGACAAAGAATCAACGAACAATC aacAGGAAATAAAGAAAGTGCTGCTGCAATTGCAGCAGCAGCTGCAGCAGCGGTTGCAGCAGTTACAGCAGTTGCAACAGCAGCTGCAACAACAAGAGCAGCaaaaacagcaacaacagcaaccgcAACAACAGGAAccacaacaacagcagcaggaGGAGGCTGATAAGAATGAGAAGCCAAAGCGCA aaaGAGGAACGGCTGCAGGGTGGCAGCGGCGCCTCCACCGCGAGCTATGGCGGCGCGGCGGAAAGAGAGGCGGCAGAGGCGGCAGGGGCGgccgatatttaaattttcattttaatttaaaataa
- the LOC117603343 gene encoding uncharacterized protein LOC117603343 isoform X3: MADLNGAFEGPIEPGFSNIIFVIPAVCVVGLAVFFVYKLFKCLSERQIKREEKKKIKQMKKKK, from the exons ATGGCAGATCTTAACGGTGCCTTCGAGGGTCCCATCGAACCTGGCTTCAGCAATATCATCTTCGTAATTCCAGCGGTTTGTGTGGTTGGTCTCGCCG TGTTCTTCGTTTACAAATTATTCAAGTGTCTGTCCGAGAGGCAAATCAAacgggaggagaagaagaagatcaaacagatgaagaagaaaaagtaa
- the LOC117603343 gene encoding uncharacterized protein LOC117603343 isoform X1 — MWGMMFASGLQLVASANADKAAGVAPEEASQGIPNLEGELPSPEQLLEMLDSLAGISDEEKATLKEELLKNIQDVAGAGAGMSPTGNDMTMQTMVLLSLLALVALIFVFFVYKLFKCLSERQIKREEKKKIKQMKKKK; from the exons ATGTGGGGGATGATGTTTGCGAGTGGCCTTCAACTCGTTGCTTCCGCAAACGCGGACAAAGCAGCCGGCGTGGCACCGGAAGAAGCTTCCCAAGGGATTCCGAACTTGGAGGGGGAACTTCCTTCACCAGAACAACTTCTTGAAATGCTTGATTCGTTGGCTGGTATATCGGACGAAGAAAAAGCCACGCTCAAGGAGGAATTACTGAAAAATATACAAGATGTGGCTGGGGCTGGGGCTGGGATGTCTCCCACAGGAAATGACATGACAATGCAGACCATGGTCCTTCTTTCTTTGCTGGCTTTAGTTGCTCTAATCTTTG TGTTCTTCGTTTACAAATTATTCAAGTGTCTGTCCGAGAGGCAAATCAAacgggaggagaagaagaagatcaaacagatgaagaagaaaaagtaa
- the LOC117603343 gene encoding uncharacterized protein LOC117603343 isoform X2, with protein MAENIWQPLMDNGLLSENVQEKLLNLIPENSREKLSGLFQRYQQLDEQEKHELLNQLVGRFKQTLHNNMYKASLFERLLYSNSYTIFFFALLFVILILVFFVYKLFKCLSERQIKREEKKKIKQMKKKK; from the exons ATGGCAGAGAATATTTGGCAGCCGTTAATGGACAACGGTTTATTATCGGAGAATGTGCAAGAGAAACTGTTGAATCTTATACCGGAGAATAGCAGAGAAAAGCTATCGGGTCTCTTTCAACGATATCAACAGCTGGACGAACAAGAAAAACATGAATTATTGAACCAACTGGTCGGCAGGTTCAAGCAAACGTTGCATAATAATATGTACAAGGCGAGCCTGTTCGAGAGGCTTTTGTACTCTAACTCGTacaccattttctttttcgctcTGCTATTTGTTATCCTTATTCTCG TGTTCTTCGTTTACAAATTATTCAAGTGTCTGTCCGAGAGGCAAATCAAacgggaggagaagaagaagatcaaacagatgaagaagaaaaagtaa